A genomic region of Pseudoalteromonas piscicida contains the following coding sequences:
- the mraZ gene encoding division/cell wall cluster transcriptional repressor MraZ, giving the protein MFRGASSLALDDKGRFAVPTKYRQPLLSEDQGTVICTIAINEPCLWLYPLSEWLEIETKLSRISNTNPRVRRWQRMLLGHATEYQLDKNGRILLAPSLRSHAQLGKKIMLVGLLNKFEIWDEERWYQQMQADTEIEHSGNFEESPELENFSL; this is encoded by the coding sequence ATGTTTCGAGGTGCAAGTTCGCTAGCTTTGGATGACAAAGGGCGTTTTGCGGTACCGACTAAGTACCGTCAACCGCTGCTGTCCGAAGATCAGGGAACTGTTATTTGTACTATTGCGATCAACGAACCGTGCTTGTGGCTCTACCCACTCTCCGAATGGCTAGAAATTGAGACCAAACTAAGTCGCATCTCTAATACCAATCCCAGAGTGAGACGTTGGCAGCGGATGTTGCTAGGTCATGCTACAGAATACCAACTAGACAAAAATGGCCGAATTTTACTGGCGCCTTCATTGCGATCCCATGCGCAATTAGGCAAAAAGATCATGCTAGTTGGGTTACTCAATAAATTTGAAATTTGGGACGAAGAACGCTGGTATCAGCAAATGCAGGCAGATACCGAAATTGAACACTCAGGAAACTTTGAGGAAAGCCCTGAACTGGAAAACTTTTCCTTGTAG
- the rsmH gene encoding 16S rRNA (cytosine(1402)-N(4))-methyltransferase RsmH yields the protein MSEEFKHISVLMTETLDALAINPEGIYIDGTFGRGGHSGEILKRLSTGRLQAIDQDPQAIKAAEKFADDARFSIARSRFSQIKSVAEQAGILGQVDGILLDIGVSSPQLDDADRGFSFMKDGPLDMRMDPDSGRSAAQWLAEAELEEMVFVIKKYGEEKFATRIARKVIEVREHTAITTTAQLAQLIDEAVPVKDKHKHPATRTFQAIRIYINSELEEIQTALQASLEVLKPGGRLVVISFHSLEDRIVKQFIKKQSKGEAIPRGLPLTDEQLKQNLTLKAVGKAIKPSDAEIAQNPRSRSSVLRVAEKL from the coding sequence ATGAGCGAAGAGTTTAAGCATATTTCGGTATTAATGACCGAAACCCTAGATGCCCTAGCAATTAACCCTGAAGGTATATATATCGACGGGACATTTGGTCGTGGTGGGCACTCAGGTGAAATCCTCAAAAGATTGTCGACTGGGCGTTTACAAGCCATAGATCAAGATCCTCAAGCAATTAAGGCGGCTGAAAAGTTTGCCGATGATGCGCGTTTCTCTATAGCGCGAAGCCGCTTCTCGCAAATTAAATCTGTCGCGGAACAAGCCGGTATCTTAGGACAGGTTGATGGCATCTTGTTGGACATTGGTGTGTCTTCCCCTCAGCTTGATGATGCAGACCGTGGCTTTAGCTTTATGAAAGATGGGCCACTAGATATGCGTATGGATCCTGATTCAGGTCGCAGCGCTGCACAGTGGCTAGCTGAAGCAGAGCTTGAAGAAATGGTATTCGTGATCAAAAAGTATGGCGAAGAAAAGTTTGCTACTCGTATTGCTCGTAAAGTCATTGAAGTGCGCGAGCACACCGCGATTACTACGACAGCGCAATTAGCACAACTGATTGATGAAGCTGTGCCTGTCAAAGATAAACACAAGCATCCTGCAACACGTACTTTCCAAGCTATTCGTATTTATATTAACAGTGAGTTAGAAGAAATTCAGACTGCATTGCAAGCGTCACTTGAGGTGTTAAAACCTGGTGGTCGGTTAGTGGTGATCTCGTTTCATTCTCTAGAAGATCGCATTGTAAAGCAGTTTATCAAGAAGCAGAGTAAGGGAGAGGCGATACCCAGAGGTCTGCCTTTAACGGATGAACAACTTAAACAAAATCTCACCTTAAAGGCAGTGGGTAAAGCCATTAAGCCTAGCGATGCAGAGATTGCACAAAATCCACGCTCGCGAAGCTCAGTATTAAGAGTGGCGGAGAAGCTCTAA
- the ftsL gene encoding cell division protein FtsL gives MNASKQRQPNLFVEIGYYIIANKLTAFLLLTILISALAVVQITHLTRQQLIQQDELLQQRDELDLQWRYLVVEEEFYSQHARIEEIAKMQLEMKRPTSKDEQVIVLP, from the coding sequence ATGAATGCAAGTAAGCAACGTCAACCGAATCTATTTGTAGAAATAGGCTATTACATCATTGCGAATAAGTTGACTGCATTCTTGCTACTTACGATTTTGATTTCTGCACTCGCCGTAGTGCAAATTACCCATTTAACTCGCCAGCAATTGATACAGCAGGATGAGTTATTGCAACAGCGCGATGAGCTAGACCTACAATGGCGATATCTCGTTGTGGAAGAAGAGTTTTACTCCCAGCATGCAAGGATTGAAGAGATAGCCAAGATGCAGTTAGAGATGAAACGCCCAACCAGTAAAGATGAACAGGTGATTGTGCTGCCATGA
- a CDS encoding peptidoglycan glycosyltransferase FtsI, which produces MNKQKQKTHSIITWRFALVCGVMLTVFMTLVARAAFLQVIEPDKAIEENDKRTVRVEKLNVQRGMIFDRNGKELAVSVPVVSVYADPLAIDKALAKKVLRKARKEGEDYKALEQNDAELKIRKQAWYDDELRWKELADVLRLKPENVDERLRGDPSRRFVYLKRQVTAVVANYIRQMRLPGVHLLDESKRFYPSGEVTAHMIGVTDIDGKGIEGVERMFDSALTGTAGKRTIRKDAQGREVQVLSEEQRVEPEDVYLSIDLRIQAIAYRALKSAVLSYKATSGSAIVVDVHTGEILALVNSPSFNPNDLSTAAPYKRRNRAMTDLFEPGSTLKPLAVLAGLNYGAVKATDTIDTYPGWMNLSGGLVKDTRNNGELSLREILKISSNMGVAKISQMLPKEYFINLYQEVGFGEPTGSNMIGESAGLFYPNRRWSNFEIATLSYGYAVSVSTAQMARLYAMFGAGGILRPLTIVKQDEIPEGKRIFSEQDTHAVVEMMESVFERGGTAHNVKVDGYRAAGKTGTSEKAVAGGYGDEYVGYFAGVAPVSDPRLAVVVMVNEPAGDVYYGGQTAGPAFAEIMSNALRILNVAPDKERVAYISGADNDA; this is translated from the coding sequence ATGAATAAACAAAAGCAAAAAACTCATTCTATTATCACCTGGCGCTTTGCTCTAGTTTGCGGCGTGATGCTCACCGTTTTTATGACGCTGGTTGCACGCGCTGCATTTTTGCAAGTAATTGAGCCTGATAAGGCCATTGAAGAAAATGATAAGCGCACCGTACGGGTTGAGAAACTCAATGTCCAACGAGGCATGATCTTCGACCGTAATGGCAAAGAGCTGGCAGTGAGTGTGCCGGTTGTGAGCGTTTATGCAGATCCCCTTGCCATTGATAAGGCACTTGCCAAAAAAGTGTTACGCAAAGCCCGTAAAGAAGGTGAAGATTATAAAGCGTTAGAGCAAAACGATGCTGAACTGAAAATACGGAAACAAGCTTGGTACGATGATGAGCTCAGGTGGAAAGAACTTGCAGATGTGCTCAGACTTAAACCAGAAAATGTCGATGAACGGCTTAGGGGAGACCCAAGCCGTCGTTTTGTCTATTTGAAGCGCCAAGTGACGGCGGTTGTTGCCAACTATATTCGTCAAATGCGCCTGCCGGGCGTGCACTTGCTTGACGAGTCCAAACGTTTTTACCCAAGCGGCGAAGTAACCGCGCACATGATTGGTGTTACCGATATTGATGGCAAAGGTATTGAAGGCGTCGAGCGTATGTTCGACTCTGCATTAACCGGTACGGCTGGTAAACGCACCATTCGAAAAGATGCGCAAGGTCGTGAAGTACAAGTACTTTCAGAAGAACAGCGTGTCGAGCCAGAAGATGTTTACCTGAGTATTGATTTACGGATCCAAGCCATTGCCTACCGCGCGTTAAAGTCGGCGGTACTGAGCTATAAAGCTACCTCTGGTTCGGCGATAGTTGTTGATGTACACACTGGCGAGATTTTAGCTTTGGTGAATAGCCCAAGCTTTAATCCTAACGACCTAAGTACTGCTGCACCTTATAAACGTCGTAATCGTGCTATGACTGACCTATTTGAACCCGGTTCAACCTTAAAGCCTTTAGCGGTATTGGCTGGTTTAAATTATGGTGCAGTTAAGGCAACAGACACGATAGATACTTATCCGGGCTGGATGAACTTAAGCGGTGGCTTGGTGAAAGACACTCGCAACAATGGTGAGCTGAGCTTAAGAGAGATCCTTAAAATCTCCAGTAACATGGGGGTTGCGAAGATCTCGCAAATGTTACCAAAGGAATACTTTATCAATTTATACCAAGAAGTGGGCTTTGGTGAGCCAACGGGCTCAAACATGATTGGTGAAAGCGCAGGTTTATTTTATCCAAACCGCCGTTGGTCTAACTTTGAAATCGCAACACTCTCTTATGGTTATGCGGTATCAGTAAGTACCGCACAAATGGCGAGACTTTACGCCATGTTTGGAGCCGGTGGTATCTTGCGACCACTCACAATTGTGAAGCAAGATGAAATTCCTGAAGGTAAGCGTATTTTTAGCGAGCAAGATACACATGCCGTGGTAGAGATGATGGAGTCAGTATTTGAACGTGGTGGTACAGCCCACAACGTAAAAGTTGATGGATACCGTGCCGCTGGTAAAACAGGTACTTCAGAAAAAGCCGTGGCGGGTGGTTATGGTGATGAGTACGTTGGTTACTTTGCGGGCGTTGCACCGGTAAGTGACCCAAGGCTTGCGGTTGTGGTGATGGTTAATGAACCGGCGGGAGATGTTTACTATGGCGGTCAAACCGCAGGGCCTGCTTTTGCTGAAATCATGTCTAATGCACTGAGAATTTTAAATGTAGCGCCTGATAAAGAGCGCGTAGCTTATATTTCGGGAGCAGATAACGATGCGTGA
- the murE gene encoding UDP-N-acetylmuramoyl-L-alanyl-D-glutamate--2,6-diaminopimelate ligase, producing MRDLALVLSDYGVNIAAVEVEHLRIDSRAIEPGDCFVALQGHAQDGAKYAASAVAQGAKCVLAETGSELNIASEQAIFIDNLADKLAAIAAQFYAYPSKKLKLTGVTGTNGKSTTTAMIANLASLTGSAGAVIGTLGYGQPDSLIPLANTTPSNVDLQRILAFLQQQYDQVAMEVSSHGLVQGRVDECDFDVAVFTNLTRDHLDYHGDMQSYAEAKKLLFTRCAPTHKVINIDDEVGASWAAEFNDDTVVVYGRWSEAHSYQQYVFFDAVSAHPNGLTATLKTSWGECEVNVPLYGEFNLYNLAAAIATLLLQGASLDALSEACSQLAPVAGRMQPFSAPEKPTCIVDYAHTPDALALALQALRAHVPGNLICVFGCGGDRDKGKRPEMARAAEKYADKLVITSDNPRSEDPNLIIDDVKAGLIHPEYAVCQPDRGLAIQHAIDLADENSVVLIAGKGHEDYQIIGTERIDFCDRQCVAAILRGEKA from the coding sequence ATGCGTGATCTGGCTCTGGTACTCAGTGATTATGGTGTCAATATTGCCGCTGTTGAGGTTGAGCATCTACGCATAGACAGTCGAGCGATTGAGCCGGGTGATTGTTTTGTTGCACTGCAAGGTCATGCCCAAGATGGTGCTAAATATGCCGCTAGTGCCGTTGCGCAAGGCGCTAAATGTGTGCTTGCAGAAACGGGAAGCGAGCTTAATATTGCCTCAGAGCAAGCGATTTTTATCGATAATCTTGCCGATAAGTTGGCGGCAATTGCAGCGCAGTTTTATGCATACCCGAGTAAAAAGCTCAAACTCACAGGCGTTACTGGCACCAACGGTAAATCTACCACGACAGCGATGATTGCCAATTTAGCTAGCCTAACCGGTAGTGCTGGTGCTGTGATAGGTACGCTTGGTTATGGTCAACCAGACAGCCTTATTCCGCTGGCAAACACCACGCCGTCAAACGTAGATTTACAACGTATTTTGGCGTTTTTACAGCAACAATATGATCAAGTCGCGATGGAAGTCTCTTCCCATGGTTTGGTGCAAGGTCGAGTTGATGAGTGCGACTTTGATGTGGCTGTTTTCACCAATTTGACGCGCGATCACTTAGATTATCACGGTGATATGCAAAGCTATGCAGAAGCCAAGAAACTACTATTTACTCGCTGTGCGCCAACTCACAAAGTCATCAATATTGACGATGAAGTGGGGGCTAGTTGGGCTGCTGAATTCAATGACGACACCGTGGTTGTTTACGGTCGCTGGAGTGAAGCGCATAGCTACCAACAATACGTATTCTTTGATGCCGTGTCGGCACACCCAAACGGTTTAACAGCGACATTAAAAACCAGCTGGGGTGAATGTGAAGTCAATGTGCCACTGTATGGTGAGTTTAATCTTTATAATTTAGCTGCTGCGATTGCGACTTTACTATTGCAAGGTGCAAGTCTTGATGCATTAAGCGAAGCTTGCAGCCAGCTCGCGCCAGTTGCAGGCCGCATGCAGCCATTTAGTGCCCCTGAAAAGCCTACCTGTATTGTTGATTATGCCCATACCCCAGACGCTTTGGCACTTGCACTACAAGCCTTGCGAGCACATGTACCGGGTAATCTTATCTGTGTGTTTGGTTGCGGTGGTGATAGAGATAAAGGTAAGCGTCCTGAAATGGCGCGAGCTGCGGAGAAATATGCAGATAAACTGGTGATCACCAGCGATAATCCACGAAGTGAAGATCCTAATTTAATCATTGATGACGTTAAGGCAGGACTCATCCACCCTGAGTATGCTGTCTGCCAGCCTGATAGAGGGCTAGCCATTCAACACGCGATAGACCTAGCTGATGAAAACAGTGTGGTGCTAATAGCGGGGAAAGGGCACGAGGATTATCAAATTATAGGTACTGAGCGCATTGATTTTTGTGATAGGCAATGCGTTGCAGCGATTTTACGAGGGGAAAAGGCATGA
- a CDS encoding UDP-N-acetylmuramoyl-tripeptide--D-alanyl-D-alanine ligase, whose translation MIKMDFSWLAAVLKTPYDGENLAVANINTDTRTIQSGEVFLALKGPNFDGHRFLDVAKAQGAIAAIVSEHDEDIDLPQFVVADTRIALGQIGRAVIETVAPKTIAITGSVGKTTVKEMCAAILAQKGKVLVTKGNFNNDIGVPLTLLRLSEDDEYAVIELGANHLGEIAYTTELVSPDVATVCNVAPAHIEGFGSIDGVGKAKGEIFSGLKADGVAVINADSDYAQMWQESLAVSKVKRYSLNAQLDIWVEAIELDELARPTFTLCQGEERTTISLPLSGQHNVGNALIAAALTTELGASLSEVATGLEQMAEVKGRVNMIQVSDTLRVVDDTYNANVKSVNAAIDLLASMSGYKVLALGDMAELGEDAREYHREVGEYAKQQGIDELFSLGVLSSSASNVFEKPNRHFSTRENLMKALRVVLAEQSGQCTVIVKGSRSARMELLVEELVNAGQSDSETGEVSC comes from the coding sequence ATGATCAAGATGGATTTTTCTTGGCTTGCAGCAGTCTTAAAAACCCCTTACGACGGGGAGAATTTGGCAGTCGCCAATATTAATACTGATACCAGAACAATACAGTCTGGTGAGGTGTTCTTAGCACTTAAAGGGCCTAACTTTGACGGCCACCGCTTTTTGGATGTGGCCAAAGCGCAAGGTGCTATTGCAGCTATTGTTTCTGAGCACGATGAAGATATCGATTTACCACAGTTTGTTGTTGCAGATACGCGCATTGCTTTAGGCCAAATTGGTCGAGCAGTAATTGAAACCGTTGCCCCTAAAACCATTGCAATTACTGGCAGTGTCGGTAAAACCACAGTGAAAGAAATGTGTGCAGCGATTTTGGCGCAAAAAGGCAAAGTCCTTGTTACTAAAGGTAATTTTAATAACGACATCGGGGTACCGTTGACGCTATTGCGCTTAAGTGAAGATGATGAATACGCGGTGATAGAGCTCGGCGCTAACCACTTGGGTGAAATTGCTTATACCACAGAATTAGTGAGCCCAGACGTGGCGACAGTGTGTAATGTCGCACCAGCCCACATCGAAGGGTTTGGTTCAATTGATGGCGTAGGAAAAGCGAAAGGTGAGATTTTCTCGGGCCTAAAAGCTGACGGTGTCGCAGTCATCAATGCGGATAGTGATTATGCTCAGATGTGGCAGGAAAGCTTAGCTGTTTCTAAAGTGAAACGTTATAGCTTAAATGCTCAGCTTGATATATGGGTGGAAGCAATTGAGTTGGATGAGCTAGCTCGCCCTACCTTCACGCTATGCCAGGGTGAAGAGCGTACCACCATTAGTTTACCGCTTAGTGGCCAGCACAACGTTGGCAATGCGCTGATTGCGGCAGCATTGACAACTGAACTGGGCGCAAGCTTAAGTGAGGTGGCAACGGGTCTTGAACAAATGGCTGAAGTAAAGGGCCGTGTCAACATGATCCAAGTCTCGGATACGCTGCGTGTCGTCGATGACACCTACAATGCAAACGTGAAGTCTGTCAACGCGGCGATTGATTTATTGGCGTCTATGTCTGGCTATAAAGTATTGGCGTTGGGTGATATGGCAGAGCTGGGTGAAGATGCCCGCGAATATCACCGTGAAGTCGGCGAGTATGCTAAGCAGCAAGGCATTGATGAATTGTTTTCATTGGGGGTGCTGAGTAGTAGCGCTAGCAATGTATTTGAAAAGCCAAATCGTCATTTCTCGACTCGCGAGAATTTAATGAAGGCGTTACGGGTTGTATTGGCCGAGCAATCAGGGCAATGCACCGTTATTGTTAAAGGATCACGTAGTGCGCGGATGGAACTGCTCGTTGAAGAATTAGTAAACGCTGGCCAGTCGGATAGCGAGACAGGAGAAGTATCATGTTAG
- the mraY gene encoding phospho-N-acetylmuramoyl-pentapeptide-transferase, whose product MLVWLAEYLTQYYSGFNVFSYLTLRAILGILTALMISLYFGPKLIAALQRMQIGQTVRDDGPESHLSKSGTPTMGGLLILAAIFTSTLLWGDLSNKYVWVTLFVIGSLGIVGFVDDYRKVIRKDSKGLIARWKYFWQSVIAISTAAFLYFTSTSAAETTLVVPFLKDVLPQLGLFYLVMSYFVIVGTSNAVNLTDGLDGLAIVPTILVASALAIIAYVTGNANFSSYLHIPHLPLTSELVVVCTAIVGAGLGFLWFNTYPAQVFMGDVGSLALGGALGIIAILVRQELVLIIMGGVFVMEALSVILQVGSYKLRGQRIFRMAPIHHHYELKGWPEPRVIVRFWIISIILVLAGLATLKIR is encoded by the coding sequence ATGTTAGTTTGGCTAGCCGAGTATCTTACCCAATATTATTCTGGGTTTAACGTATTTTCTTACCTTACCCTGAGGGCGATTTTAGGCATTTTAACGGCCTTAATGATTTCGTTGTATTTTGGCCCTAAACTCATCGCTGCATTACAGCGTATGCAGATTGGTCAGACCGTACGTGATGATGGCCCGGAGTCGCATTTATCCAAGTCGGGTACGCCAACCATGGGTGGGCTGTTAATTCTGGCTGCGATCTTTACCAGTACGCTACTGTGGGGCGACCTTAGCAACAAATATGTATGGGTGACGTTATTTGTCATTGGCAGCTTAGGTATTGTTGGGTTCGTGGACGATTACCGTAAAGTGATCAGAAAAGACAGTAAAGGCCTAATTGCACGTTGGAAGTACTTCTGGCAGTCGGTTATTGCGATATCTACGGCGGCATTTTTGTACTTTACGTCCACCAGCGCTGCGGAAACCACGCTAGTCGTGCCATTTTTGAAAGATGTGTTACCACAACTTGGTTTGTTCTATTTGGTCATGAGCTACTTTGTGATTGTGGGTACGTCAAACGCAGTTAATCTAACTGATGGCTTGGATGGTCTTGCCATTGTTCCGACCATTTTGGTTGCCTCAGCACTCGCTATTATTGCTTACGTTACCGGTAATGCGAATTTCTCAAGCTACCTTCATATTCCTCATTTACCACTCACAAGTGAATTGGTTGTGGTATGTACGGCGATTGTTGGCGCAGGTCTTGGTTTCTTATGGTTTAACACTTATCCGGCACAAGTTTTTATGGGCGATGTGGGTTCATTGGCGCTGGGTGGTGCACTCGGGATCATCGCTATTTTAGTACGCCAAGAGTTAGTGCTGATCATTATGGGTGGTGTATTTGTGATGGAGGCATTATCCGTCATTTTACAGGTAGGGTCTTACAAACTCAGAGGTCAGCGGATCTTTAGAATGGCCCCTATTCACCATCATTACGAATTAAAAGGATGGCCAGAGCCGCGCGTGATAGTCCGTTTTTGGATTATCTCGATTATCTTGGTTTTGGCCGGCCTTGCGACGTTGAAGATTAGATAA
- the murD gene encoding UDP-N-acetylmuramoyl-L-alanine--D-glutamate ligase, whose amino-acid sequence MTYIEQLQKKHVTVLGLGVTGQGIVRFLLSHGINPKVVDSRPVPPGSDWLSHNAPECEAVFGNLADAALAQTDLIIISPGIPLFEQSVAAAIAEGVEVIGDIELFARLNTRPVIAVTGSNGKSTVVTLATEVLKAAGLKVGLGGNIGTSVLSLLEQPHDVYVLELSSFQLETTHSLACLSAMILNITEDHMDRYPDFQAYIEAKQRIYQHVEHIVFNAEDHYTFAQHGQGSSVSLTEGDFHLMTIDGEPHFAHKQTPLLPVKTLAMVGRHNQFNALAVLALLAPMQLPKQAFASAFASFTGLPHRCQLVADVAGVRYFNDSKATNVGSTVAAIDSLASGRKNIILIVGGDAKGADLSPLKTPLTTHCKALFCFGQDGAQFMPLLRNSHQVNNLEEAVLAAKTIATNGDIVLLAPACASIDMYPNYMARGDEFVRLVGEHA is encoded by the coding sequence ATGACGTATATTGAGCAATTACAGAAAAAGCATGTCACGGTACTGGGACTTGGAGTCACAGGACAGGGGATTGTGCGTTTTCTGCTGTCGCACGGTATTAATCCAAAAGTGGTTGATAGTCGTCCTGTGCCTCCGGGCTCGGACTGGCTAAGTCACAACGCACCTGAATGTGAAGCGGTATTTGGCAATCTTGCTGATGCCGCTTTGGCGCAAACGGATCTGATTATCATTAGCCCAGGGATCCCGTTATTTGAACAGAGCGTTGCCGCAGCCATTGCTGAAGGCGTTGAAGTCATCGGCGATATCGAGCTATTTGCACGCCTCAATACCCGTCCAGTGATTGCCGTTACAGGCTCTAACGGTAAGTCCACCGTTGTTACGCTCGCGACAGAAGTATTGAAAGCCGCTGGCTTAAAAGTTGGGCTTGGCGGCAATATTGGCACCTCTGTGCTGTCGTTGTTAGAGCAGCCGCATGATGTTTATGTGCTAGAGCTGTCTAGTTTTCAGCTTGAAACCACTCATAGCTTGGCGTGTTTGTCGGCAATGATCCTCAATATTACTGAAGATCACATGGATCGCTATCCTGATTTTCAAGCTTATATTGAAGCGAAGCAGCGTATTTACCAGCATGTTGAGCATATTGTCTTTAATGCTGAAGATCATTATACCTTTGCGCAGCATGGGCAAGGCAGCAGTGTATCCCTCACTGAGGGGGATTTTCACTTAATGACCATTGACGGTGAGCCGCATTTCGCACACAAACAAACACCACTGTTACCAGTTAAAACGTTGGCAATGGTAGGGCGACATAATCAATTTAACGCCTTGGCGGTATTGGCGTTATTAGCGCCGATGCAATTGCCTAAGCAGGCATTTGCCAGCGCGTTTGCGAGTTTCACGGGGTTACCTCATCGTTGTCAGTTAGTTGCCGATGTTGCAGGGGTTCGTTACTTCAACGATTCAAAGGCAACGAATGTTGGTTCGACGGTTGCCGCTATTGATTCTTTAGCTTCAGGTCGCAAAAATATTATTTTGATCGTGGGTGGTGATGCGAAAGGGGCAGACCTTTCACCACTCAAGACGCCACTCACTACGCATTGCAAAGCGCTATTTTGTTTCGGGCAAGACGGTGCACAGTTTATGCCACTGCTGCGCAATAGCCATCAGGTCAACAATCTGGAAGAAGCAGTGTTGGCGGCAAAAACGATAGCGACTAATGGCGATATTGTGCTATTAGCACCAGCCTGTGCCAGCATAGATATGTATCCAAACTATATGGCGCGAGGGGATGAGTTCGTCCGTTTAGTGGGGGAACATGCTTGA
- the ftsW gene encoding cell division protein FtsW gives MINVADIKEALTPRQSESLFDVPLMYCMLMLIGVGFVMVTSASMPVAERLFDNPFHFTIRHVIFLVGSFILFWFATSVPMTWWKRSNPYLLLFGLVLLVAVLIIGREVNGARRWIPLGPFGLQVAEASKLFFFSYIAGYLVRKRDEVQENIKGFAKPMIVFAVYAFLILMQPDLGTVVVMFVTTVGLLFLAGARLWQFFTLMLTGVSLVVLLIIIEPYRMKRVVGFLNPWEDPFGAGYQLVQSLMAYGQGGWFGQGLGNSIQKLQYLPEAHNDFIFAVIAEELGFIGVFSIIIVLGVLVTRALFIGQKALKAGKEYEGYFALGIGIWFAFQAVVNIGASAGILPTKGLTLPFVSYGGSSLWVMTIAAGILQRIDFETKMSTRQATSRGGRR, from the coding sequence TTGATTAATGTCGCTGATATCAAAGAGGCGCTAACGCCTCGCCAGTCCGAGAGCTTATTTGACGTACCTTTGATGTACTGCATGCTCATGCTTATTGGAGTGGGATTTGTGATGGTGACAAGCGCTTCTATGCCAGTTGCCGAGCGACTATTTGATAATCCTTTTCACTTTACTATTCGCCACGTCATCTTTTTAGTGGGCTCGTTTATTCTCTTTTGGTTTGCGACGAGTGTGCCAATGACTTGGTGGAAACGCAGTAATCCATATTTGCTGCTTTTTGGTTTGGTACTGTTAGTGGCGGTACTCATTATTGGTCGCGAAGTAAATGGTGCAAGGCGCTGGATCCCGCTTGGTCCTTTTGGATTGCAAGTAGCGGAGGCATCTAAGCTATTTTTCTTCAGCTATATTGCCGGCTACTTGGTACGTAAACGCGATGAAGTACAAGAAAACATCAAAGGCTTTGCCAAGCCAATGATTGTGTTTGCGGTGTATGCGTTCTTAATTTTGATGCAGCCGGATTTAGGCACTGTGGTGGTTATGTTTGTGACGACCGTTGGCCTGTTGTTTTTAGCCGGTGCAAGGCTTTGGCAGTTTTTTACTTTAATGCTTACCGGTGTCTCTTTGGTGGTACTGCTTATCATCATTGAGCCATATCGTATGAAGCGTGTCGTGGGCTTTTTAAACCCTTGGGAAGATCCATTTGGTGCCGGTTATCAATTGGTACAATCCCTAATGGCATACGGCCAAGGTGGCTGGTTTGGCCAAGGCCTGGGTAATAGCATACAAAAGCTACAGTATTTGCCGGAAGCACATAATGACTTTATTTTTGCTGTAATAGCGGAAGAGCTAGGCTTTATTGGCGTATTTAGCATTATTATTGTACTCGGTGTATTGGTTACTCGAGCGCTTTTTATCGGGCAAAAAGCCCTTAAAGCAGGCAAAGAATACGAAGGGTATTTTGCCTTGGGCATTGGTATTTGGTTTGCCTTTCAGGCAGTCGTTAATATTGGTGCGAGCGCCGGCATTTTACCTACTAAAGGCTTAACACTGCCATTTGTTTCTTACGGTGGGTCGAGTCTTTGGGTGATGACAATTGCGGCAGGTATTTTACAGCGCATAGACTTTGAGACAAAAATGTCGACAAGACAGGCAACATCCCGTGGAGGTAGACGATGA